A genomic stretch from Xiphophorus maculatus strain JP 163 A chromosome 16, X_maculatus-5.0-male, whole genome shotgun sequence includes:
- the LOC102236971 gene encoding claudin-4-like isoform X1, with translation MASKTVQTVFVVLGAIGLILVITCCALPEWVVAHQGDMEAHHGLWKICAKHRTGQQVCGPSIDSLKSSEHQAFRALIVISCILGILSLLLLFYGSDFTPCVQNQDTKTKMILAAAVGLMLTGLLVIIPLSWQANIIRNAAVYMVVGVKLGASIYIGYLAGLMLMLIGGVLCYLIRRGSSSSGGIIRA, from the exons ATGGCATCAAAAACAGTTCAGACGGTATTTGTGGTTCTCGGCGCCATCGGGTTGATTCTGGTCATTACCTGCTGCGCCCTCCCTGAATGGGTTGTGGCACATCAGGGTGATATG GAAGCTCATCACGGTCTGTGGAAGATATGTGCGAAGCACAGAACTGGACAGCAGGTGTGCGGACCGTCTATTGACTCCCTTAAATCCTCTGAACATCAAGCCTTCAGGGCTTTGATCGTCATCAGCTGCATCCTCGGTATTCtcagcctcctcctcctgttctaTGGTTCTGACTTCACCCCATGTGTTCAGAACCAAGATACCAAGACCAAAATGATCCTGGCTGCCGCAGTGGGCCTGATGCTGACCGGCCTGCTGGTGATCATCCCGCTCAGCTGGCAGGCAAATATTATTAGAAATGCAGCAGTGTATATGGTGGTGGGAGTGAAACTGGGAGCGAGCATCTATATCGGCTATCTAGCTGGTTTGATGTTGATGCTGATTGGAGGTGTGCTCTGCTACTTAATCAGACGCGGATCCAGCAGCTCTGGAGGAATCATCAGAgcttaa
- the LOC106700201 gene encoding claudin-4-like, translating to MASKTVQTVFVVLGAIGLILVITCCALPEWVVAHHDDREAHVGLWKICEKQRTGLQVCETFESSLMSSLHQAFRALIVISCILGIFSLLLLFYGSDFTPCVQNQDTKTKMILAAGLGLMLTGLLVIIPVSWQANIIRNTALYMVEQKLGASIYIGYLAGLMLMLIGGVLCYLIRRGSSSSGGIIRA from the exons ATGGCATCAAAAACAGTTCAGACGGTATTTGTGGTTCTCGGCGCCATCGGGCTGATTCTGGTCATTACCTGCTGCGCCCTCCCTGAATGGGTTGTGGCACATCATGATGATAGG GAAGCTCATGTAGGTCTGTGGAAGATATGTGAGAAGCAGAGAACTGGACTGCAGGTGTGCGAAACGTTTGAGAGCTCCTTGATGTCCTCTCTACATCAAGCCTTCAGGGCTTTGATCGTCATCAGCTGCATCCTCGGTATTTtcagcctcctcctcctgttctaTGGTTCTGACTTCACCCCATGTGTTCAGAACCAAGATACCAAGACCAAAATGATCCTGGCTGCCGGATTGGGCCTGATGCTGACCGGCCTGCTGGTGATCATCCCGGTCAGCTGGCAGGCAAATATTATTAGAAATACAGCACTGTATATGGTGGAGCAGAAACTGGGAGCGAGCATCTATATCGGCTATCTAGCTGGTTTGATGTTGATGCTGATTGGAGGTGTGCTCTGCTACTTAATCAGACGCGGATCCAGCAGCTCTGGAGGAATCATCAGAgcttaa